A DNA window from Paraclostridium bifermentans contains the following coding sequences:
- a CDS encoding glycerol dehydrogenase has product MRKAFICPTKYVQGQDELLNLGYFIKVFGDSALLIAHKDDIERVKDKLDSTAKKFGVTFVESNFKGECSREEVERLQELAKKNKCACTIGLGGGKAIDTAKCVAQGDNLIIVPTIAATDAPTSHSAVLYTPDGAFDDYAYFKQSPSVVLVDTTVIAKAPTRFLVSGMGDALSTYFEARATASSYSNVNAGLPCGYREGSCGEAKGTNTALALAKLCYETLINDGVKAKVSSDCNLVTPALENIIETNILLSGLGFESGGLAAAHAIHDGLTILEGTHKYFHGEKVAFGTIAQLVLENAPKEEIEEVLEFCLQVGLPVCLEDIGVETITEEELKEVAEKACIKEESIYSMPFPINVDEVAAAIITADSIGKNYKNR; this is encoded by the coding sequence ATGAGAAAAGCATTTATATGTCCTACAAAATATGTACAAGGTCAAGATGAGTTATTAAATTTAGGGTACTTCATAAAAGTATTTGGGGATTCAGCTTTATTAATCGCACATAAAGATGATATAGAACGTGTTAAAGATAAATTAGATTCAACTGCTAAAAAATTTGGGGTAACTTTTGTTGAAAGTAACTTCAAAGGAGAATGTTCAAGAGAAGAAGTAGAAAGATTACAAGAGTTAGCTAAAAAGAATAAATGTGCATGTACAATTGGTCTAGGTGGAGGTAAAGCAATAGACACTGCTAAGTGTGTAGCTCAAGGAGATAACTTAATAATAGTTCCAACTATAGCTGCAACAGATGCACCTACAAGTCATTCAGCAGTATTATATACACCAGATGGAGCATTTGATGATTATGCATATTTCAAGCAAAGCCCAAGTGTAGTTTTAGTTGATACTACAGTTATAGCTAAAGCACCAACTAGATTCTTAGTTTCAGGAATGGGAGATGCTTTATCAACTTACTTTGAAGCAAGAGCAACAGCTAGTTCATATTCAAATGTAAATGCAGGATTACCTTGTGGTTACAGAGAAGGGTCGTGCGGAGAAGCTAAGGGAACTAATACAGCATTAGCTTTAGCAAAATTATGTTATGAAACTCTAATAAATGATGGAGTTAAAGCAAAAGTATCATCAGATTGTAACTTAGTTACTCCAGCTTTAGAAAACATAATTGAGACAAATATTCTTTTATCTGGACTTGGATTTGAAAGTGGAGGATTAGCAGCAGCTCATGCTATACATGATGGACTTACTATATTAGAAGGAACACATAAATACTTCCATGGTGAAAAAGTTGCATTTGGAACAATAGCACAATTAGTTTTAGAAAATGCACCTAAAGAAGAAATAGAAGAAGTATTAGAATTTTGCTTACAAGTAGGGCTTCCTGTTTGTCTAGAAGATATAGGGGTAGAAACTATTACTGAAGAAGAATTAAAAGAAGTGGCTGAGAAAGCATGCATTAAAGAAGAATCTAT